Within the Salinibacterium sp. TMP30 genome, the region GCAGGTTGTCGCTCATGCCGCCATCGACGCTGACATACTTGCGCACGGCCTCGCCGTCGACGAGGACATCTTTGATGGTTCCCGCCGTGTACAGGGTGGTCGTCGACGGGCCGATAATGGAGCGGCCAGGCTCGATAGCAATCAGCGGAACCTCAATGCCGAGGCGGGTGCACTCCGCTTCAACAATCGACGCAAGCGATGCGGCAAGCGCGGCAACCGGCAGAGCCTCATCAGCTGAGGTGTACGCGATACCGAAACCGCCGCCCAAATTCAGCTCAGGCACTGGGGCCTCAGCCGACAGACGCGCGTGCAACTCAAGCAACCGTCTCGCCGCCTCAGCGAAACCCGCAGTGTCAAAAATTTGCGACCCAATATGCGAATGGATGCCCACAAAATCCAACGAAGAATGGGAGCGAATCTGCGCCACCACAGCTTCAGCCTCCGCCAGCGGAATACCAAACTTCTGATCTTCGCGCGCCGTCGCAAGATACTCATGGGTTGATGCGTGAACCCCGCTATTGATGCGCAACCGCACCCGCTGGGTTCGACCGTGCCGTGACGCGGCTTCAGCAACCCGACCGATTTCGACGACACTGTCGATAACGATGGGGCCGATGCCCGCGCGCACGGCACGGTCGATCTCGGAAAGACTCTTGTTGTTGCCGTGAAATCCCAGCCGTGACGCATCAACGCCGGCTGCGAGCGCAACCGCCATCTCGCCTGCTGACGCCACATCAATGTTGAGGCCGGCGGCCGTCATCCAGCGGGCAACTTCGGTGCAGAGGAACGCTTTGCCCGCGTAGTACACCTTCACGCTGGAGCCGATGCGAGCAAACTCACTCTCGAACGTGCTTTTGATTTCGGTGGCGCGAGCAATCGCATCCGCCTCATCGATCACGTAAACGGGCGTGCCAAAGTCGCGCACGAGCGCGGTGGTGGTGACGCCTGCAATCTCCAATTCGCCGGTTTCTGTGCGCACCGCATTGTGCGACCACACGGTCGATGGCAAAGAGTTTGCCTCAGCGGGAGCGTCAAGCCACTCGGGCGCCAGCGGGTTCGCGAACACAGTCGCACCTCACAGAGATGTAGACGAAAAACGGCGGATTGTGTCCGCACGGGCGTTGGGGATGCTGACCACTCTAACGGCAGTCGCGGCTAGCGCTGAATCGAGTTACTACTCAGAGCACTCGCCATATTGTTGCCACTGGTCGCCGCCAAGCGCGATGTCGTCTGCGCTGAGCTCGATGACCAGGTCTGAGCCCTCAACCGCGACCGAATCGATCGTTAACGCAGCGGGCATCGACGATGCGACGCAGAACTTTTGCGAATTGAGCAAGTCGCCGGCCAGGCCAGAAACTAGTGCGTTGTTGCGTAAGTCGGCGACCGAAATCTTTTGATCACCGAGGACGACGGATTGCGGTTCGAAAGCAACCGAATCTCCGGCGGCCACCGGCAAAAGATCCAGTGCCACCGGAATACGAATGAACAGAAGCTGGAAGATCGTTGACACACGAATGGCCGAGTCTTTCAGCTCGATTGAGTCAAGTTCGAGCCCACTCAATGTGCCCGCGAGCTTGTTAATTTCGTCGCTCGGAATAGAGACCTCCATCGAGAAGGTTTTCAGAGGAACTGACGCAAGCAGCGGCACCTCAGTAGCGACGACATGAGCGGATGCTTCGAGCCCGTTTACCTCAACACGATCGAGGTCCACCGTGACTACATCGATTCCGCCGGTGAGTGCTTGAAGCACCAGCGAGCCCGAACCGAGGTCTACGGCGACACCGTCCGCCGAATCGACGCCGAGTGAGGTTGCGATTTCATCGCGCACGAGCGTCTCAGCAGCGGCACGACCGACAGTCTCGACAAGAACTACACCGACAATCAGGATGACCGCAAACATTCCGCCGGCAATCCACCAGCCCCTACGCCCGGGGCGTCGCTTATCGCTCGAGCGCTGGGCCTTCGGCTCAGTGTCGAGAACGAGCTTGACCGTGGGCTGTTCGTCGTTAGCCACGAAACCTACATCCGCTCCGGGGCGCTGACCCCGAGCATCCAAAGACTATTGCGCAGCACCTGACCCACAGCGTCGTTGACCCAGAGGCGCGTGCGGTGCACATCCGATACCTCTTCATCGTTGAGCGGGGTGACACGACACTGGTCGTACCAACGGTGGTAGCTGCCGGCGAGTTCTTCCGCATAACGGGCAATCCGGTGCGGTTCGCGCAATTCGGCTGCTTGCGCGACAATACGGGGGAACTCGGCGAGCACACCCAACAGGATACTTTCGGTTTCGTTCGTCAGCAGCGAGGCATCGAAGACACCGCGATCCACACCAGACTCCCCCGCATTGCGGGCAACGCTGTGCGTTCGCGCGTGGGCGTACTGCACATAGAAGACGGGGTTATCGTTCGTGCGCTTCTGCAGCACTTCGGGGTCGAGGGTGAGCGGCGAGTCAGCGGGGTAGCGTCCGAGCGAGTAGCGCAGCGCATCCGTTCCGAGCCAGTCGCGCAGGTCGTTGAGTTCGATGATGTTGCCCGCTCGCTTCGACAGTCGGGCACCGTTAATGCTCACCAGTTGACCGATCAACACCTCAATGTCTTTGGCGGGATCGTCACCGGCAGCACCGGCAAGCGCCTTCAGTCGGTGTACGTAGCCGTGGTGGTCAGCACCAAGCAGATAAATCTTGTGGGCAAAGCCACGATCACCCTTGCTCAAGTAGTAGGCGGCGTCGGCCGCGAAATACGTGTAGATGCCATTACCGCGCTTGATGACACGGTCTTTATCGTCGCCAAAATCGGTCGTCGTGACCCACACCGCATCATCGATATCGGCGACGTGCCCTTGAGCGCGCAATCGCTCAACAGCCTCATCGATCGCGCTCTTGCCGTCATCATTCGTGGCATGAAGGGAACGCTCGCTGAACCACACATCGAAGTGCACGTTGAAGTCGGCAAGAGATTTCTTGATCTCGCCCAACTGGAGTTCGTAACCACGCTCACGGGCAACAGCGATTGCGGCATCATGGTCGAGTTCAAGCAGTTCAGGATTCGACGCAAGAACACCCCTGGCGAGCTCAGCGATGTAATCGCCAGGGTAACCATTCTCCGGAGTCGGTTCGCCCTTCGCCGCAGCCAAAATCGAGGCGGCAAAGTTGCCCATCTGATTGCCGGCATCATTAATGTAGAACTCACTGACAAGCTCAGCACCCGCACTTTTCAGAACGCGCGCCAGCGAATCACCTAGCGCAGCCCAGCGAGTGTGGCCAATATGCAACGGGCCTGTCGGGTTTGCCGAAACGAACTCCAAGTTAATGGTCTGACCCGCGAGCGAATCGTTGCGACCGTATGCCTCACCCTCCTCGACGATCGTCTTCGCAAGTGCACCAGCGGCAGCGGCATCCAGCGTTATGTTAATGAAGCCGGGGCCCGCAACATCTACCGCGGCGATGCCGTCAATGATGCGAACCTGCTCGGCAATTTCGGTGGCCAGCTCGCGCGGGTTTGCGCCCAGCGGCTTCGCCAGCTTCATAGCGATATTGGATGCCCAATCACCGTGATCGCGATTGCGGGGTCGCTCTAACACCAGATCGTTCACGGTCAGGCCCAGATCGGGCGTGCCGCGGTCAGCCGCAATGCGGATGACAACAGAAAGCAGGGTGGCAGAAAGATCGGCAGGATTCACAGCATCAAGCGTACTGTGCGGTCGCTGAAGTTCTGTTCGGGATGGGGCGGCCCTGCTCAGGATAGGCGGCACGGTTCGCAACTTCGCCGGGTCACTGCACGTCTTTGCCGGTGCAGGTCGCGAGAATAGGACTATGGCTCTTCCACTTCGCGTTCTTCCTGCAGTTATCGCACTCAGCGCATCCGCTCTTCTGCTGACCGCGTGTGTACCCGCAGAGCCCGACCCGACGGGGCCGAACCCAACGCGCACGATTGACCCATCGAGCACTCCCTTTGCTACCCCAGAGCCCACGAGTTCCGCAACGAGCGACCCCCAGGCGACTGCCGTTGATGTGGCCTGCACTGACCTGATCACGCCGCAAGCAATGTATGACTTCAACCCCAACTTCTTGCTGCTGAACAGCTTCACCCCGGCTTCGGGCTCACCTGCTGCGACCGCTCTTGCCTCGAAGGGTGTTGCTTGCCGTTGGGAAAACTCCACGAGCGGGGTAACGATCGACGTGTCGGTTGCTAAGCCAGCGCCGAACACGCTCGATGGGCTCAAGTCGACTGCGGGCAGCTCTGCGGATAGTTTTGACGGCTACTTTGCCGTGGCGGGCGGAACCGGCACTGCGCAGGTATTTAGCGGTGCCTACTGGGCAACCCTCAGTTCGAAGGCATTCTTCGAAGCCGGAGATGCTGTCGATCTGGTCGCAGACGTGCGCTCAGCCCTCAAGTGACGAGTCGCTCGCGGCTCCGCAGAATCGAGCTCTTCGTCAATCAGGGAAGCTGTACCGGCGAACGATGGTCGTCGTTCGGAAGCACATCGGCCGTCGCAGTGATCACAAGATTCTGCAAGAAGAGGTCGGCCCAGTGGTTGGTGAGGAACGCAACATCTGCGGCATCCCGACCCGTCGCAATGCGCACGAGCGACTGGCGCGGGGCGAGCCCCGTAGAATCAACAATCCACCAGGCCCCCTCTACGTATGCCTCAGCAACCGCGTGAAAATCCATCGGGCTGAGCCCTGGCGCATACACCGAGGCGTAGCGAGCTGGCACGTCTTTTGCCCGGAGCATGGCAATCGTCAGGTGGGCATAATCGCGGCACACACCTCGTCGCGTTAACAGCGAGTGTGCCGCTCCATCAGTGGCCATAGAAACACCCGGGGTGTAGCGAATATTCTGCGAGACCCAGTCGCGCACTGATTGCAGCAACTCGTGGCCGATTTGGGCCGGAAACAGCGAGCGAGCGGTAGGAGTGAGAACGTCAGACTCGCAATAGCGGCTCGGACGCAAATATTCGACCCGGTCAATGGCGCTTAGCGGCGCAGGTTCGGGCGTTGCCTCGACGGTAGCGGCATAGTCCACAACAAGTCGCCCCGGGCCCGCAATGAGCGTGTGCAGCCGGGTTCCGCGCGCATCAACCAACTCGGTTGGGTGCTGGGGTGCGTCATCCAACACGAAATCAAGGGACTCGGATGCTGTGGGCCACGAGGCCGCGACAGCAATGCTGAAGACCATTTCGGTGCGACCGCGAAGGTCAAGTTCTTGGTGGGACGAAACGGTACGCAACATGCCTCGATACTGTCATGGGAAGCTGACACCGACATCAGAACAGCGTGCTAATTGTTGGGGCGATTGCTTGCTAAGCTAGCCTCCTTGCCTTCGTAGCTCAGGGGATAGAGCGCCGGTTTCCGGTACCGTAGGTCGGGGGTTCGATTCCCTCCGGGGGCACTGTTATTTCGGGCCCGGCAGCAGATACAGACTCTCTGCCGGCGAAGTTTTTCTCGGCATCCCCCCGCGTCTATTCCTCGACCACAATTCCTAGGTGGTTAGCGAGGAGAGGGGCCAGTCCAGCGAGTTGATACGAGTTGATGGTGGTGCCTTCAAGGTGTGCGACACCGGAGAGCTGGCGTAGCGCTAGCGATCGAAGATCGACGTTAGTGAGAACAGAGCGCGTGAGATCGAGGGTGTTGATCTGGGTGTTCTCGAACCAGACACGGTTTATAGTGGCTGTGCCGAGATCAAGCTC harbors:
- the lysA gene encoding diaminopimelate decarboxylase codes for the protein MFANPLAPEWLDAPAEANSLPSTVWSHNAVRTETGELEIAGVTTTALVRDFGTPVYVIDEADAIARATEIKSTFESEFARIGSSVKVYYAGKAFLCTEVARWMTAAGLNIDVASAGEMAVALAAGVDASRLGFHGNNKSLSEIDRAVRAGIGPIVIDSVVEIGRVAEAASRHGRTQRVRLRINSGVHASTHEYLATAREDQKFGIPLAEAEAVVAQIRSHSSLDFVGIHSHIGSQIFDTAGFAEAARRLLELHARLSAEAPVPELNLGGGFGIAYTSADEALPVAALAASLASIVEAECTRLGIEVPLIAIEPGRSIIGPSTTTLYTAGTIKDVLVDGEAVRKYVSVDGGMSDNLRTALYGADYSARIANRISQADPALVRIAGKHCEAGDIVVRAEYLPGDVEAGDVIAVPATGAYGWAMSNNYNYLARPPVVAVREGRAHIIVRGETEDDLLSRDAGITPSGDYK
- a CDS encoding DUF2993 domain-containing protein, with the protein product MANDEQPTVKLVLDTEPKAQRSSDKRRPGRRGWWIAGGMFAVILIVGVVLVETVGRAAAETLVRDEIATSLGVDSADGVAVDLGSGSLVLQALTGGIDVVTVDLDRVEVNGLEASAHVVATEVPLLASVPLKTFSMEVSIPSDEINKLAGTLSGLELDSIELKDSAIRVSTIFQLLFIRIPVALDLLPVAAGDSVAFEPQSVVLGDQKISVADLRNNALVSGLAGDLLNSQKFCVASSMPAALTIDSVAVEGSDLVIELSADDIALGGDQWQQYGECSE
- the argS gene encoding arginine--tRNA ligase; translation: MNPADLSATLLSVVIRIAADRGTPDLGLTVNDLVLERPRNRDHGDWASNIAMKLAKPLGANPRELATEIAEQVRIIDGIAAVDVAGPGFINITLDAAAAGALAKTIVEEGEAYGRNDSLAGQTINLEFVSANPTGPLHIGHTRWAALGDSLARVLKSAGAELVSEFYINDAGNQMGNFAASILAAAKGEPTPENGYPGDYIAELARGVLASNPELLELDHDAAIAVARERGYELQLGEIKKSLADFNVHFDVWFSERSLHATNDDGKSAIDEAVERLRAQGHVADIDDAVWVTTTDFGDDKDRVIKRGNGIYTYFAADAAYYLSKGDRGFAHKIYLLGADHHGYVHRLKALAGAAGDDPAKDIEVLIGQLVSINGARLSKRAGNIIELNDLRDWLGTDALRYSLGRYPADSPLTLDPEVLQKRTNDNPVFYVQYAHARTHSVARNAGESGVDRGVFDASLLTNETESILLGVLAEFPRIVAQAAELREPHRIARYAEELAGSYHRWYDQCRVTPLNDEEVSDVHRTRLWVNDAVGQVLRNSLWMLGVSAPERM
- a CDS encoding arginyl-tRNA synthetase; this encodes MALPLRVLPAVIALSASALLLTACVPAEPDPTGPNPTRTIDPSSTPFATPEPTSSATSDPQATAVDVACTDLITPQAMYDFNPNFLLLNSFTPASGSPAATALASKGVACRWENSTSGVTIDVSVAKPAPNTLDGLKSTAGSSADSFDGYFAVAGGTGTAQVFSGAYWATLSSKAFFEAGDAVDLVADVRSALK
- a CDS encoding transglutaminase family protein, with the protein product MLRTVSSHQELDLRGRTEMVFSIAVAASWPTASESLDFVLDDAPQHPTELVDARGTRLHTLIAGPGRLVVDYAATVEATPEPAPLSAIDRVEYLRPSRYCESDVLTPTARSLFPAQIGHELLQSVRDWVSQNIRYTPGVSMATDGAAHSLLTRRGVCRDYAHLTIAMLRAKDVPARYASVYAPGLSPMDFHAVAEAYVEGAWWIVDSTGLAPRQSLVRIATGRDAADVAFLTNHWADLFLQNLVITATADVLPNDDHRSPVQLP